A single window of Nocardioides kongjuensis DNA harbors:
- a CDS encoding S8 family peptidase: protein MSRILGFTASCALALAGLAAVPLPQAQAAPTGLVDVIVTLAPGADAAATARSVAGGPGRVTHVYEHAINGFAASLPDAALSALRGNGRVRSIELDAPVHASGTQTPTPSWGLDRVDQRNLPLDNAYSWTSTGSGVDAYVVDTGIQLNHPDLGGRAVSGTDTVDGDADASDCNGHGTHVAGTIGGTSKGLAKAARLVAVRVLDCNGSGATSGVIAGLDWVVANHQAGRPAVANMSLGGSASATLDAAVKRVIADGVTMAVAAGNENADACTKSPARVPEALTVAASDRTDARAGFSNRGTCVDLFAPGVDITSDWLNGGTNTISGTSMATPHVTGAAALYLSAHPTATPAQVGTAVLGATTKNKVTGTEKSCVLLIICSPATPNNHLLYTGA, encoded by the coding sequence ATGTCTCGGATTCTCGGATTCACCGCGTCCTGCGCGCTCGCCCTCGCCGGCCTGGCGGCCGTGCCACTCCCCCAGGCGCAGGCCGCTCCCACGGGCCTCGTCGACGTGATCGTCACCCTCGCTCCGGGCGCCGACGCCGCGGCCACCGCCCGCTCCGTCGCCGGCGGCCCGGGTCGCGTCACCCACGTCTACGAGCACGCGATCAACGGCTTCGCAGCCAGCCTCCCGGACGCTGCGCTCAGCGCCCTGCGCGGCAACGGCCGGGTGCGGTCGATCGAGCTCGACGCGCCCGTCCACGCCAGCGGCACGCAGACGCCGACGCCCAGCTGGGGCCTGGACCGGGTCGACCAGCGCAACCTGCCCCTCGACAACGCCTACTCGTGGACGAGCACCGGCTCGGGCGTCGACGCGTACGTCGTCGACACCGGCATCCAGCTCAACCACCCGGACCTCGGCGGCCGGGCGGTGTCCGGCACCGACACGGTCGACGGGGACGCCGACGCGAGCGACTGCAACGGCCACGGCACCCACGTCGCCGGCACCATCGGCGGCACCAGCAAGGGGCTGGCGAAGGCGGCCCGGCTGGTCGCCGTACGCGTGCTGGACTGCAACGGCTCCGGCGCGACCTCCGGCGTGATCGCCGGCCTCGACTGGGTGGTCGCCAACCACCAGGCCGGCCGCCCGGCGGTCGCCAACATGAGTCTCGGCGGCAGCGCGTCCGCCACCCTCGACGCCGCCGTCAAGCGGGTGATCGCCGACGGCGTCACGATGGCCGTCGCGGCGGGCAACGAGAACGCCGACGCCTGCACGAAGTCCCCGGCCCGCGTCCCCGAGGCGCTGACCGTCGCAGCCAGCGACCGCACCGACGCACGCGCCGGCTTCTCCAACCGCGGCACCTGCGTCGACCTGTTCGCCCCCGGCGTCGACATCACCTCGGACTGGCTCAACGGCGGCACCAACACGATCAGCGGTACGTCGATGGCCACGCCGCACGTGACCGGCGCCGCGGCGCTCTACCTGTCCGCCCACCCGACCGCCACGCCCGCCCAGGTCGGCACCGCGGTCCTCGGCGCGACCACGAAGAACAAGGTCACCGGCACCGAGAAGAGCTGCGTGCTGCTGATCATCTGCTCCCCCGCCACCCCCAACAACCACCTGCTGTACACCGGCGCCTGA
- the lpdA gene encoding dihydrolipoyl dehydrogenase, which translates to MTHFDVLVLGAGPGGYVAAIRAAQLGKSVAVIEKKYWGGVCLNVGCIPSKALLKNAELAHTLTHEKAKFGIEGDATMAFGPTHARSRQVSAGIVKGVHFLMKKNKITEIDGWGTLTGPKSVSVALNDGSSADYTCDNLIIATGATVRSVPGVTPNGQNIVTYEEQILDENLPSSIIIGGSGAIGVEFAYVLKNFGVDVTIVEFLDRMVPTEDADVSKELARHYKKLGVKVLTSTAVKGVEDTGSGVRVRVAPAAGGDEQVLEADKFLAAFGFAPRVEGYGLDATGVALTERGAIQIDEFCRTNVEGVYAIGDVTGKMMLAHVAEAMGIVAAEHMSGAETMPVEYDFVPRATYCQPQIGSFGYSEAQAREKGYDVKTASFPFTANGKAMGLGEAVGFVKIVADAEFNEILGAHMIGPDVTELLPALTLAQKWDLTADEVGRNVFAHPTLSEAVKEAIHGIAGHMINL; encoded by the coding sequence GTGACCCACTTCGATGTCCTCGTCCTCGGTGCCGGCCCCGGTGGTTACGTCGCCGCGATCCGCGCAGCTCAGCTCGGCAAGTCCGTTGCCGTGATCGAGAAGAAGTACTGGGGCGGCGTCTGTCTCAACGTCGGCTGCATCCCCTCCAAGGCGCTGCTCAAGAACGCCGAGCTGGCCCACACGCTGACCCACGAGAAGGCCAAGTTCGGCATCGAGGGTGACGCGACGATGGCCTTCGGCCCGACGCACGCGCGCTCGCGTCAGGTGAGCGCCGGCATCGTCAAGGGCGTCCACTTCCTGATGAAGAAGAACAAGATCACCGAGATCGACGGCTGGGGCACCCTGACCGGTCCGAAGTCGGTCTCCGTCGCCCTCAACGACGGCTCGAGCGCCGACTACACGTGCGACAACCTGATCATCGCCACCGGCGCGACGGTCCGCAGCGTCCCGGGCGTCACGCCCAACGGGCAGAACATCGTCACCTACGAGGAGCAGATCCTCGACGAGAACCTGCCCTCCTCGATCATCATCGGCGGCTCCGGTGCGATCGGCGTGGAGTTCGCCTACGTGTTGAAGAACTTCGGTGTCGACGTCACCATCGTCGAGTTCCTCGACCGGATGGTCCCGACCGAGGACGCCGACGTCTCCAAGGAGCTCGCGCGCCACTACAAGAAGCTCGGCGTGAAGGTGCTGACCTCCACCGCCGTCAAGGGCGTCGAGGACACCGGCTCGGGCGTGCGCGTGCGTGTCGCACCCGCCGCGGGCGGTGACGAGCAGGTGCTCGAGGCCGACAAGTTCCTCGCGGCCTTCGGCTTCGCCCCGCGCGTCGAGGGCTACGGCCTCGACGCCACCGGCGTCGCCCTGACCGAGCGCGGTGCGATCCAGATCGACGAGTTCTGCCGCACCAACGTCGAGGGCGTCTACGCCATCGGTGACGTCACCGGGAAGATGATGCTCGCCCACGTCGCCGAGGCGATGGGCATCGTCGCCGCCGAGCACATGTCCGGTGCCGAGACCATGCCGGTCGAGTACGACTTCGTCCCGCGTGCGACGTACTGCCAGCCCCAGATCGGCTCGTTCGGCTACTCCGAGGCCCAGGCCAGGGAGAAGGGGTACGACGTCAAGACCGCGTCCTTCCCGTTCACCGCCAACGGCAAGGCCATGGGCCTGGGCGAGGCCGTCGGCTTCGTCAAGATCGTCGCCGACGCCGAGTTCAACGAGATCCTCGGCGCCCACATGATCGGCCCCGACGTCACCGAGCTGCTCCCCGCGCTGACCCTCGCGCAGAAGTGGGACCTGACCGCCGACGAGGTGGGTCGCAACGTGTTCGCCCACCCGACGCTGTCCGAGGCGGTCAAGGAGGCGATCCACGGGATCGCCGGCCACATGATCAACCTCTGA
- a CDS encoding protein kinase domain-containing protein, translated as MSAVRPGPDLPGMRCIEKLGSGGFSDVYLYERDQPRIKVAVKLLKSDLLDERQRRQFAAEADVMADLAEHPYIVPVLGAGTSDDGRPYLVMRYFPPPDLGARVAKEQMSVPEALKTGIQLASAVETAHRNGIIHRDIKPANVLVSSYGVPALSDFGIAGRGDRGEDDDNLGVSMPWSPPEVLTGHSNGSAASDIYSLAATIWHLLVGRSPFAVTGDNGERALFGRILHGKVPSTGRADAPSSLDRLLQQAMSKDPAHRPRTALELARHLQRVEQEMRLARTEIVVLETDLPADEDAAAAIRAPAPPSTPPAPAPVATPSGPSPDEGVTMLKRAVTVRPSVTPSPAAHEALTERRPVRATPARPAAVTGEETELRPRVASPTPPPDTALQPTPTRAGVSPKVLATAAIAVLAVAAVVIGVLLSGSGERTPPSATPSAPGPTDLGNVIPAAVEPTITARAQADGVLFVAHGAPADAELRWSVRQPDNQYVAATAGPDGLLVPMTTPGTACVQLKVAVDGALTPYEKCQAWP; from the coding sequence GTGAGCGCCGTCCGGCCCGGTCCCGACCTGCCGGGCATGCGGTGCATCGAGAAGCTCGGCTCGGGCGGCTTCTCGGACGTCTACCTCTACGAGCGCGACCAGCCACGGATCAAGGTCGCCGTCAAGCTGCTCAAGTCCGACCTGCTCGACGAGCGGCAGCGCCGGCAGTTCGCCGCCGAGGCCGACGTCATGGCCGACCTCGCCGAGCACCCGTACATCGTCCCGGTCCTCGGCGCGGGCACCTCCGACGACGGCCGTCCCTACCTGGTGATGCGCTACTTCCCGCCGCCCGACCTCGGTGCCCGGGTCGCGAAGGAGCAGATGTCGGTCCCCGAGGCCTTGAAGACCGGGATCCAGCTCGCCAGCGCCGTGGAGACGGCGCACCGCAACGGCATCATCCACCGCGACATCAAACCCGCGAACGTCCTCGTCAGCTCGTACGGCGTGCCCGCGCTCAGCGACTTCGGCATCGCCGGGCGCGGCGACCGGGGCGAGGACGACGACAACCTCGGCGTCTCCATGCCGTGGTCGCCCCCCGAGGTGCTGACCGGGCACTCCAACGGGTCCGCGGCATCCGACATCTACTCCCTCGCCGCCACGATCTGGCACCTCCTGGTCGGCCGGTCACCGTTCGCGGTGACCGGTGACAACGGCGAGCGCGCGCTGTTCGGCCGGATCCTCCACGGGAAGGTCCCCTCGACCGGACGGGCCGATGCTCCTTCGAGCCTGGACCGTCTGCTCCAGCAGGCGATGTCGAAGGATCCGGCGCACCGGCCGCGCACGGCCCTCGAGCTGGCCCGGCACCTGCAGCGGGTCGAGCAGGAGATGCGGCTGGCCAGGACCGAGATCGTCGTCCTCGAGACGGATCTCCCGGCCGACGAGGATGCGGCCGCTGCGATCCGGGCCCCCGCCCCGCCGAGCACGCCGCCGGCGCCGGCCCCCGTGGCCACGCCCTCCGGGCCGAGCCCGGACGAGGGCGTCACGATGCTCAAGCGCGCCGTCACGGTCCGCCCCTCCGTCACACCGTCGCCTGCTGCCCACGAGGCGCTGACCGAGCGTCGCCCGGTCCGCGCCACCCCGGCACGCCCGGCTGCGGTCACCGGCGAGGAGACCGAGCTGCGACCCCGGGTGGCCTCGCCGACGCCTCCTCCCGATACGGCGCTCCAGCCGACCCCCACCCGTGCGGGCGTCAGCCCGAAGGTGCTCGCGACGGCCGCGATCGCCGTCCTCGCCGTGGCTGCCGTCGTCATCGGCGTCCTGCTCTCGGGCAGCGGCGAGCGCACACCGCCGTCGGCGACGCCGTCCGCTCCGGGCCCGACCGACCTGGGCAACGTCATACCCGCCGCCGTGGAGCCGACGATCACCGCTCGTGCCCAGGCCGACGGCGTCCTCTTCGTCGCCCACGGTGCGCCCGCCGACGCGGAGCTGAGGTGGAGCGTGAGGCAGCCTGACAACCAGTACGTCGCCGCGACGGCTGGTCCGGACGGACTCCTCGTGCCGATGACCACGCCGGGCACGGCCTGCGTCCAGCTCAAGGTCGCGGTCGACGGAGCGCTGACACCGTACGAGAAGTGCCAGGCATGGCCGTGA
- a CDS encoding FHA domain-containing protein yields the protein MTLEGSYSPGTWTAVTTPSGWLLIDLRVTDARVADAWQVLRRAGSVDEVLDVLLHQGFEALPGFALVVPVSEGHRAIVRRPASLALDGPHGAEHVGELPGTWLDRVLVGAWDRIELRNDGAHDDGPSLPVGLGITQADRILLSAASEDDARAPRPEPETEPTPEPEAEPEPEAEPEPEAEPEPEAEPEPETEPEEPAEEPAHDYSDLFAGTQDRDAFLARLEAEEAAPQEDVETSTDDGQPGGDAPEPEELVPAVREVTVVWDDDHPDPLPAPGPPPMADGLIDGLPWLTGTPATPTPADPTPGDPTPADPPPAVPPPAPALAQLVDADPEDESTQLTMSRADLLAAMRTPEIVGPTVTAVRCPQGHLTPPYDDRCRTCQAPVDGGEPQEVARPPLGALRREHGAPITLDRDVVIGRAPQATASRAANQPNLVKIADPGISRNHVHVSLDGWQVLVRDLGSSNGTDIELPGREPEKLRAQEDYVIVPGTVITLAGDVRLVFEVSA from the coding sequence ATGACGCTCGAGGGCAGCTACTCCCCCGGCACCTGGACCGCCGTGACCACCCCGTCCGGCTGGCTCCTCATCGACCTGCGCGTCACCGACGCCCGGGTCGCCGACGCCTGGCAGGTGCTGCGCCGCGCCGGCTCCGTCGACGAGGTCCTCGACGTGCTCCTGCACCAGGGCTTTGAGGCGCTACCGGGCTTCGCGCTCGTCGTACCGGTGAGCGAGGGGCACCGGGCGATCGTGCGCCGACCGGCGAGCCTGGCGCTCGACGGTCCCCACGGCGCCGAGCACGTCGGCGAGCTGCCCGGCACCTGGCTGGACCGGGTGCTCGTCGGCGCCTGGGACCGCATCGAGCTGCGCAACGACGGCGCGCATGACGACGGGCCCTCGCTGCCCGTGGGGTTGGGCATCACCCAGGCCGACCGGATCCTGCTGTCCGCCGCATCCGAGGACGACGCCCGTGCGCCCCGGCCCGAGCCGGAGACGGAGCCGACACCGGAACCCGAGGCGGAGCCGGAACCCGAGGCGGAGCCGGAACCCGAGGCGGAGCCGGAACCCGAGGCGGAGCCGGAACCCGAGACCGAACCGGAGGAACCGGCCGAGGAGCCGGCCCACGACTACAGCGACCTGTTCGCGGGCACCCAGGACCGCGACGCCTTCCTCGCCCGCCTCGAGGCCGAGGAGGCCGCGCCCCAGGAAGACGTCGAGACCAGCACGGACGACGGGCAGCCGGGTGGCGATGCCCCGGAGCCGGAGGAGCTGGTACCAGCGGTCCGGGAGGTGACCGTGGTCTGGGACGACGACCATCCCGACCCGCTGCCCGCGCCAGGACCTCCCCCGATGGCCGACGGCCTCATCGACGGCCTGCCCTGGCTCACCGGCACACCCGCGACGCCGACGCCGGCCGACCCGACGCCGGGCGACCCGACGCCGGCCGACCCGCCGCCGGCGGTCCCCCCGCCAGCACCGGCGCTCGCACAGCTCGTGGACGCCGACCCCGAGGACGAGAGCACCCAGCTGACGATGAGCCGGGCCGACCTGCTCGCCGCGATGCGCACGCCGGAGATCGTGGGACCCACCGTCACGGCCGTGCGCTGCCCGCAGGGGCACCTCACGCCGCCCTACGACGACAGGTGCCGGACCTGCCAGGCCCCGGTCGACGGCGGAGAGCCCCAGGAGGTGGCCCGACCCCCGCTGGGTGCGTTGCGGCGCGAGCACGGAGCTCCGATCACCCTCGACCGCGACGTCGTGATCGGACGGGCGCCGCAGGCGACCGCGAGCCGTGCCGCCAACCAGCCCAACCTGGTCAAGATCGCCGACCCGGGGATCAGCCGCAACCACGTCCACGTCAGTCTCGACGGCTGGCAGGTGCTGGTGCGCGACCTCGGCTCGTCCAACGGAACCGACATCGAGCTCCCCGGGCGCGAGCCCGAGAAGCTGCGCGCGCAGGAGGACTACGTGATCGTGCCCGGCACGGTGATCACCCTCGCCGGCGACGTACGACTGGTCTTCGAGGTGTCGGCGTGA
- a CDS encoding protein phosphatase 2C domain-containing protein — MDVTIELGAASHTGRVRRLNEDAYLARRHLALVADGMGGHACGDVASAFAVEALALIADREQLRPEDVQEAIERANATILDASREPGRSGMGTTLSGVALVDFGGSPHWLVFNIGDSRVYRIAGGTASRLTVDHSEVAELVALGKISEEDAHHHPLRHVITRALGSDPAPVADVWIFPLAPAGDLFVACSDGLTNELDDTRIAAIVEAARGPRDAAAMLVEAAVEAGGHDNVTAVVVSAPPTTDDDLEVATTPKEHVR; from the coding sequence CTGGACGTCACCATCGAGCTGGGTGCCGCCAGCCACACCGGTCGCGTACGCCGGCTCAACGAAGACGCGTACCTCGCCCGGCGCCACCTCGCCCTGGTGGCCGACGGCATGGGTGGCCACGCCTGCGGCGACGTCGCCAGCGCCTTCGCCGTCGAGGCGCTCGCTCTGATCGCCGACCGCGAGCAGCTGCGTCCGGAGGACGTCCAGGAGGCGATCGAGCGCGCCAACGCCACGATCCTCGACGCCTCGCGGGAGCCCGGCCGCAGCGGCATGGGCACGACCCTGTCGGGTGTCGCCCTCGTCGACTTCGGCGGCAGCCCGCACTGGCTGGTCTTCAACATCGGCGACTCTCGGGTGTACCGGATCGCCGGGGGCACCGCCTCCCGGCTCACCGTCGACCACTCGGAGGTCGCCGAGCTCGTGGCCCTCGGGAAGATCAGCGAGGAGGACGCACACCATCACCCGCTGCGACACGTCATCACCCGCGCGCTCGGCAGCGACCCCGCCCCGGTGGCAGACGTGTGGATCTTCCCGCTCGCACCTGCAGGCGACCTGTTCGTCGCCTGCTCCGACGGGCTGACCAACGAGCTCGACGACACGCGCATCGCCGCCATCGTCGAGGCCGCCCGCGGGCCCCGTGACGCGGCCGCAATGCTGGTCGAGGCCGCAGTCGAGGCCGGCGGGCACGACAACGTCACGGCCGTGGTCGTGAGCGCACCACCGACCACCGACGACGACCTCGAGGTGGCCACCACACCGAAGGAGCACGTCCGATGA